A genomic region of Zea mays cultivar B73 chromosome 6, Zm-B73-REFERENCE-NAM-5.0, whole genome shotgun sequence contains the following coding sequences:
- the LOC103629456 gene encoding cysteine-rich receptor-like protein kinase 10 isoform X2, protein MAAGVLFIILGFLLVLPSATAIGQVCGNAGNYTANSTYQSNLASLAAALPANTSTSPQLFATATAGQSPDAVYALALCRGDTASSSNLTGCAACVKNSFAYAQRTCPHAKAASVYDDDCLLGFSSSDILIPANNMSTLFQYWNPASIPGGDASMVSADVKDLLTQTARAAASSPRRFATAFMDASGSSIPTLYSLAQCTPDLSAGDCLACLQRLVSLLNATTSVRLGGRVLVLRCNFRFENMMFYDGAPTTRVTTPSSSGPPAPPFPAPTTTDKRAAGTKPWVVAVSVLCSTSSSGSSSTLLRLVLPLAKQKVHKRPRLLRKPTYNSSRGGDEVDWEMEAHLSEFWVFDLHQILEATDNFSEENKLGEGGFGPVYKGQLPEGVEIAVKRLASHSGQGFVEFKNEVQLIAKLQHRNLVRHLGCCSQEEEKILVYEYLPNKSLDLFIFADEDRRSLLDWNNRLAIIEGTAEGLLYLHKHSRLRVIHRDLKPSNILLDSEMNPKISDFGLAKIFSSNDVSSEGGTTTRRVVGTYGYMAPEYASEGLFSVKSDVFSFGVLVLEIISGKRNSGIHECGDFINILGYENAADRPTMLDVVAMLSTKTKVLDKPNHPAYFNVRVGNEEASTTATTMSCSVSMR, encoded by the exons ATGGCGGCGGGCGTCCTGTTCATCATCCTTGGCTTCCTCCTGGTGCTGCCGTCAGCAACGGCAATAGGGCAGGTCTGCGGCAACGCCGGCAACTACACGGCCAACAGCACCTACCAGTCCAACCTGGCCTCTCTCGCCGCCGCGCTCCCAGCCAACACCTCTACCTCTCCCCAACTgttcgccaccgccaccgccggccaATCCCCCGACGCGGTCTACGCGCTCGCGCTCTGCCGCGGCGACACCGCCAGCAGCAGCAACCTCACCGGGTGCGCCGCCTGCGTCAAGAACTCGTTCGCCTACGCGCAGAGGACGTGCCCCCACGCCAAGGCCGCCAGCGTGTACGACGACGACTGCCTCCTCGGCTTCTCCAGCAGCGACATCCTCATCCCCGCCAACAACATGAGCACGCTGTTCCAGTACTGGAACCCGGCGAGCATCCCCGGCGGCGACGCCTCCATGGTGAGCGCCGACGTGAAGGACCTGCTGACGCAGACCGCTAGGGCGGCGGCCAGCAGCCCGCGGAGGTTCGCCACCGCCTTCATGGACGCATCCGGCAGCTCCATCCCGACGCTCTACTCGCTGGCCCAGTGCACGCCCGACCTGTCCGCTGGCGACTGCCTGGCCTGCCTCCAGCGGCTCGTCAGCCTGCTCAACGCCACCACGTCCGTGCGCCTGGGCGGGCGGGTCCTCGTGCTGCGCTGCAACTTCAGGTTCGAGAACATGATGTTCTACGACGGCGCGCCCACGACGCGCGTCACCACGCCCTCGTCGTCAGGGCCCCCGGCGCCACCGTTTCCGGCGCCGACGACGACGGATAAGA GAGCTGCTGGGACGAAGCCCTGGGTAGTTGCCGTGTCTGTACTCTGTAGCACCTCCTCTAGCGGTAGTAGCAGCACTCTGCTTCGTCTTGTACTGCCGCTGGCGAAGCAGAAGGTACACAAAAG GCCTAGATTACTACGAAAGCCTACTTATAACAGCTCGCGAGGGGGAGACGAAGTAgactgggaaatggaggcgcacctCTCCGAGTTTTGGGTCTTTGACTTGCATCAGATATTGGAGGCCACAGACAACTTCTCCGAAGAAAATAAGCTTGGCGAAGGTGGGTTTGGCCCCGTCTACAAG GGCCAGTTGCCCGAGGGGGTTGAGATAGCTGTCAAAAGACTCGCTTCACATTCAGGACAAGGTTTCGTAGAGTTCAAAAACGAGGTGCAGCTCATAGCAAAGCTCCAGCACAGGAATCTGGTCCGGCACCTGGGATGTTGCTCGCAGGAGGAGGAGAAGATTCTGGTCTACGAATACTTGCCAAACAAAAGCCTGGACTTGTTTATCTTTGCAG ACGAAGACAGAAGATCGTTGCTGGACTGGAACAACCGTCTGGCGATAATCGAAGGAACGGCAGAGGGGCTTCTCTACCTACACAAGCACTCCCGGCTGCGTGTCATACACCGAGATCTTAAACCGAGCAACATCCTCTTGGACAGCGAGATGAACCCTAAGATCTCGGACTTCGGGCTAGCAAAGATATTCAGCTCCAACGACGTCAGCAGCGAAGGAGGCACCACTACACGGAGAGTGGTCGGTACATA CGGCTATATGGCTCCCGAGTATGCCTCCGAGGGCCTCTTCTCTGTCAAATCCGACGTGTTCAGCTTCGGCGTCCTCGTTCTTGAGATCATCAGTGGGAAAAGGAATTCCGGCATCCATGAGTGCGGAGATTTCATCAATATCCTTGGATAT GAGAATGCGGCTGATCGACCAACCATGTTGGATGTTGTTGCCATGCTGAGTACCAAGACTAAGGTCCTGGATAAGCCGAACCACCCGGCGTATTTCAATGTGCGGGTAGGGAACGAAGAGGCGtccactactgctactactatgtCGTGCAGTGTGTCGATGAGATAA
- the LOC103629456 gene encoding cysteine-rich receptor-like protein kinase 10 isoform X1 has translation MAAGVLFIILGFLLVLPSATAIGQVCGNAGNYTANSTYQSNLASLAAALPANTSTSPQLFATATAGQSPDAVYALALCRGDTASSSNLTGCAACVKNSFAYAQRTCPHAKAASVYDDDCLLGFSSSDILIPANNMSTLFQYWNPASIPGGDASMVSADVKDLLTQTARAAASSPRRFATAFMDASGSSIPTLYSLAQCTPDLSAGDCLACLQRLVSLLNATTSVRLGGRVLVLRCNFRFENMMFYDGAPTTRVTTPSSSGPPAPPFPAPTTTDKRAAGTKPWVVAVSVLCSTSSSGSSSTLLRLVLPLAKQKVHKRPRLLRKPTYNSSRGGDEVDWEMEAHLSEFWVFDLHQILEATDNFSEENKLGEGGFGPVYKGQLPEGVEIAVKRLASHSGQGFVEFKNEVQLIAKLQHRNLVRHLGCCSQEEEKILVYEYLPNKSLDLFIFADEDRRSLLDWNNRLAIIEGTAEGLLYLHKHSRLRVIHRDLKPSNILLDSEMNPKISDFGLAKIFSSNDVSSEGGTTTRRVVGTYGYMAPEYASEGLFSVKSDVFSFGVLVLEIISGKRNSGIHECGDFINILGYTWQLYEEGRWRELVDASLLSMQHHSDEIMMVIMRCMNIGLLCVQENAADRPTMLDVVAMLSTKTKVLDKPNHPAYFNVRVGNEEASTTATTMSCSVSMR, from the exons ATGGCGGCGGGCGTCCTGTTCATCATCCTTGGCTTCCTCCTGGTGCTGCCGTCAGCAACGGCAATAGGGCAGGTCTGCGGCAACGCCGGCAACTACACGGCCAACAGCACCTACCAGTCCAACCTGGCCTCTCTCGCCGCCGCGCTCCCAGCCAACACCTCTACCTCTCCCCAACTgttcgccaccgccaccgccggccaATCCCCCGACGCGGTCTACGCGCTCGCGCTCTGCCGCGGCGACACCGCCAGCAGCAGCAACCTCACCGGGTGCGCCGCCTGCGTCAAGAACTCGTTCGCCTACGCGCAGAGGACGTGCCCCCACGCCAAGGCCGCCAGCGTGTACGACGACGACTGCCTCCTCGGCTTCTCCAGCAGCGACATCCTCATCCCCGCCAACAACATGAGCACGCTGTTCCAGTACTGGAACCCGGCGAGCATCCCCGGCGGCGACGCCTCCATGGTGAGCGCCGACGTGAAGGACCTGCTGACGCAGACCGCTAGGGCGGCGGCCAGCAGCCCGCGGAGGTTCGCCACCGCCTTCATGGACGCATCCGGCAGCTCCATCCCGACGCTCTACTCGCTGGCCCAGTGCACGCCCGACCTGTCCGCTGGCGACTGCCTGGCCTGCCTCCAGCGGCTCGTCAGCCTGCTCAACGCCACCACGTCCGTGCGCCTGGGCGGGCGGGTCCTCGTGCTGCGCTGCAACTTCAGGTTCGAGAACATGATGTTCTACGACGGCGCGCCCACGACGCGCGTCACCACGCCCTCGTCGTCAGGGCCCCCGGCGCCACCGTTTCCGGCGCCGACGACGACGGATAAGA GAGCTGCTGGGACGAAGCCCTGGGTAGTTGCCGTGTCTGTACTCTGTAGCACCTCCTCTAGCGGTAGTAGCAGCACTCTGCTTCGTCTTGTACTGCCGCTGGCGAAGCAGAAGGTACACAAAAG GCCTAGATTACTACGAAAGCCTACTTATAACAGCTCGCGAGGGGGAGACGAAGTAgactgggaaatggaggcgcacctCTCCGAGTTTTGGGTCTTTGACTTGCATCAGATATTGGAGGCCACAGACAACTTCTCCGAAGAAAATAAGCTTGGCGAAGGTGGGTTTGGCCCCGTCTACAAG GGCCAGTTGCCCGAGGGGGTTGAGATAGCTGTCAAAAGACTCGCTTCACATTCAGGACAAGGTTTCGTAGAGTTCAAAAACGAGGTGCAGCTCATAGCAAAGCTCCAGCACAGGAATCTGGTCCGGCACCTGGGATGTTGCTCGCAGGAGGAGGAGAAGATTCTGGTCTACGAATACTTGCCAAACAAAAGCCTGGACTTGTTTATCTTTGCAG ACGAAGACAGAAGATCGTTGCTGGACTGGAACAACCGTCTGGCGATAATCGAAGGAACGGCAGAGGGGCTTCTCTACCTACACAAGCACTCCCGGCTGCGTGTCATACACCGAGATCTTAAACCGAGCAACATCCTCTTGGACAGCGAGATGAACCCTAAGATCTCGGACTTCGGGCTAGCAAAGATATTCAGCTCCAACGACGTCAGCAGCGAAGGAGGCACCACTACACGGAGAGTGGTCGGTACATA CGGCTATATGGCTCCCGAGTATGCCTCCGAGGGCCTCTTCTCTGTCAAATCCGACGTGTTCAGCTTCGGCGTCCTCGTTCTTGAGATCATCAGTGGGAAAAGGAATTCCGGCATCCATGAGTGCGGAGATTTCATCAATATCCTTGGATAT ACATGGCAGCTCTACGAAGAGGGAAGGTGGAGGGAGCTAGTTGATGCTTCGTTGCTATCCATGCAGCACCACTCAGATGAAATAATGATGGTGATAATGAGGTGCATGAACATCGGATTGCTTTGCGTGCAGGAGAATGCGGCTGATCGACCAACCATGTTGGATGTTGTTGCCATGCTGAGTACCAAGACTAAGGTCCTGGATAAGCCGAACCACCCGGCGTATTTCAATGTGCGGGTAGGGAACGAAGAGGCGtccactactgctactactatgtCGTGCAGTGTGTCGATGAGATAA
- the LOC103629456 gene encoding G-type lectin S-receptor-like serine/threonine-protein kinase RKS1 isoform X3: MEAHLSEFWVFDLHQILEATDNFSEENKLGEGGFGPVYKGQLPEGVEIAVKRLASHSGQGFVEFKNEVQLIAKLQHRNLVRHLGCCSQEEEKILVYEYLPNKSLDLFIFADEDRRSLLDWNNRLAIIEGTAEGLLYLHKHSRLRVIHRDLKPSNILLDSEMNPKISDFGLAKIFSSNDVSSEGGTTTRRVVGTYGYMAPEYASEGLFSVKSDVFSFGVLVLEIISGKRNSGIHECGDFINILGYTWQLYEEGRWRELVDASLLSMQHHSDEIMMVIMRCMNIGLLCVQENAADRPTMLDVVAMLSTKTKVLDKPNHPAYFNVRVGNEEASTTATTMSCSVSMR, translated from the exons atggaggcgcacctCTCCGAGTTTTGGGTCTTTGACTTGCATCAGATATTGGAGGCCACAGACAACTTCTCCGAAGAAAATAAGCTTGGCGAAGGTGGGTTTGGCCCCGTCTACAAG GGCCAGTTGCCCGAGGGGGTTGAGATAGCTGTCAAAAGACTCGCTTCACATTCAGGACAAGGTTTCGTAGAGTTCAAAAACGAGGTGCAGCTCATAGCAAAGCTCCAGCACAGGAATCTGGTCCGGCACCTGGGATGTTGCTCGCAGGAGGAGGAGAAGATTCTGGTCTACGAATACTTGCCAAACAAAAGCCTGGACTTGTTTATCTTTGCAG ACGAAGACAGAAGATCGTTGCTGGACTGGAACAACCGTCTGGCGATAATCGAAGGAACGGCAGAGGGGCTTCTCTACCTACACAAGCACTCCCGGCTGCGTGTCATACACCGAGATCTTAAACCGAGCAACATCCTCTTGGACAGCGAGATGAACCCTAAGATCTCGGACTTCGGGCTAGCAAAGATATTCAGCTCCAACGACGTCAGCAGCGAAGGAGGCACCACTACACGGAGAGTGGTCGGTACATA CGGCTATATGGCTCCCGAGTATGCCTCCGAGGGCCTCTTCTCTGTCAAATCCGACGTGTTCAGCTTCGGCGTCCTCGTTCTTGAGATCATCAGTGGGAAAAGGAATTCCGGCATCCATGAGTGCGGAGATTTCATCAATATCCTTGGATAT ACATGGCAGCTCTACGAAGAGGGAAGGTGGAGGGAGCTAGTTGATGCTTCGTTGCTATCCATGCAGCACCACTCAGATGAAATAATGATGGTGATAATGAGGTGCATGAACATCGGATTGCTTTGCGTGCAGGAGAATGCGGCTGATCGACCAACCATGTTGGATGTTGTTGCCATGCTGAGTACCAAGACTAAGGTCCTGGATAAGCCGAACCACCCGGCGTATTTCAATGTGCGGGTAGGGAACGAAGAGGCGtccactactgctactactatgtCGTGCAGTGTGTCGATGAGATAA